From a single Streptomyces misionensis genomic region:
- a CDS encoding ArnT family glycosyltransferase: MATNVLDATAPTGAGRRAPWKTPAGEPAYARPALLALTALAALLYAWDIGHSQYHTFYADAARSMTQSWKAFFYGSFDPGNSITLDKTPGFLWPQALSARLLGFHPWTLTLPQVLEGVASLLVLYRLVHRWAGTHAALVAGAAFLVTPVAVGLFRTSVEDPAFTLCLLLAAEATQRAARAGRLGPLLQAGFWVGAAFQAKMLEAWAVLPALALVHLVSAPVALRRRLAHLGLAALVTVAVSASWMLAVTLVPAKERPYVDGTTDNSAFSMVVGYNFLNRFASLGVSAAATGSVSATQGSGHRAGAGRGTGGPGAAVPGATGHSGARHGAGATGAAGPAHRGAGDRGAAGPGGAAPRAGGGSGGAHDGWAKMFGPALAAQTGWFYPFAAVAAGCGVLWRRGRPRTDAARAGFLLWGTWLATYFLVFSAGSVGPHTYYMGVIAVPLAALTGAGAVRLWRAHRAGGRRAWALPGAVAATTAWSAYLAGRFPAFLPWLAPAVAVLGSAAAVLLVLTRPGRPRAGGRLALGGLAAALAALLAAPTAWAVQVFDPAYGTAGMGSVGPTAPDRGTARTGTPGAQAARGRTPASAGPGAWGGVASDGGMTAAQRRLLDYTRAHRGSARYVFATTNWTAASPYILATGAEVLPLGGFSGRVPFPTPARFRRLVADGRVRYVLAGGSAGFGPAAAGTANAAAGRTAATRIADWVESSCAEVPAAAYGGTAAAPGQTLYRCDVGQ; the protein is encoded by the coding sequence ATGGCCACGAACGTTCTCGACGCGACCGCCCCCACCGGTGCCGGCCGCCGCGCACCCTGGAAGACCCCGGCCGGCGAGCCCGCGTACGCCCGCCCCGCACTGCTGGCCCTCACCGCGCTCGCCGCCCTGCTCTACGCCTGGGACATCGGGCACAGCCAGTACCACACCTTCTACGCCGACGCGGCCCGCAGCATGACACAGAGCTGGAAGGCGTTCTTCTACGGCTCTTTCGACCCCGGGAATTCCATCACCCTCGACAAGACCCCGGGATTCCTGTGGCCGCAGGCGCTCTCCGCCCGCCTCCTCGGTTTCCACCCGTGGACCCTGACCCTGCCCCAGGTCCTCGAAGGCGTGGCGAGCCTGCTGGTGCTGTACCGTCTGGTGCACCGCTGGGCCGGGACCCACGCGGCCCTCGTCGCCGGTGCGGCGTTCCTGGTGACCCCGGTCGCGGTCGGTCTGTTCCGCACCTCCGTCGAGGACCCGGCGTTCACCCTGTGCCTGCTGCTCGCCGCCGAGGCCACCCAGCGCGCCGCCCGCGCCGGCCGGCTGGGCCCGCTGCTGCAGGCCGGCTTCTGGGTCGGCGCCGCCTTCCAGGCCAAGATGCTGGAGGCCTGGGCCGTGCTGCCCGCGCTCGCCCTGGTCCACCTGGTCTCGGCCCCGGTCGCGCTGCGCCGCCGGCTCGCCCACCTCGGCCTGGCCGCCCTGGTGACGGTCGCGGTGTCGGCCTCCTGGATGCTCGCCGTCACCCTCGTACCGGCGAAGGAGCGGCCGTACGTGGACGGCACCACCGACAACTCCGCGTTCAGCATGGTCGTCGGCTACAACTTCCTGAACCGCTTCGCCTCCCTGGGCGTCAGCGCGGCCGCCACGGGAAGCGTGAGCGCGACCCAGGGGAGCGGGCACCGGGCCGGCGCCGGGCGGGGGACCGGGGGGCCGGGTGCCGCGGTCCCGGGTGCGACCGGGCACTCCGGCGCACGGCACGGCGCCGGTGCGACGGGCGCGGCCGGGCCCGCCCACCGGGGTGCCGGGGACCGGGGCGCGGCGGGTCCCGGGGGTGCCGCGCCCCGGGCCGGGGGCGGTTCCGGCGGCGCCCACGACGGGTGGGCGAAGATGTTCGGCCCCGCGCTCGCCGCCCAGACCGGCTGGTTCTACCCGTTCGCCGCCGTGGCCGCCGGCTGTGGAGTGCTCTGGCGCCGGGGGCGGCCGCGCACCGACGCGGCGCGGGCCGGTTTCCTGCTGTGGGGCACCTGGCTCGCCACGTACTTCCTGGTCTTCAGCGCCGGCAGCGTCGGCCCGCACACCTACTACATGGGCGTGATCGCCGTGCCGCTCGCCGCGCTCACCGGCGCCGGGGCGGTGCGGCTGTGGCGCGCCCACCGGGCCGGCGGTCGCCGCGCATGGGCCCTGCCGGGCGCGGTCGCGGCGACGACGGCCTGGAGCGCATACCTGGCCGGCCGGTTCCCCGCCTTCCTGCCGTGGCTGGCGCCCGCGGTGGCCGTGCTCGGGTCGGCCGCCGCCGTCCTGCTGGTCCTCACCCGGCCGGGCCGCCCCCGCGCCGGCGGCCGGCTCGCGCTCGGCGGACTCGCCGCCGCCCTCGCGGCCCTGCTCGCCGCCCCGACCGCGTGGGCGGTGCAGGTCTTCGATCCCGCGTACGGGACCGCGGGCATGGGATCGGTCGGCCCGACCGCCCCGGACCGGGGCACCGCGCGCACCGGCACCCCTGGCGCCCAGGCGGCCCGCGGCCGTACCCCCGCCTCCGCCGGGCCCGGCGCCTGGGGCGGCGTCGCCTCGGACGGCGGCATGACCGCGGCCCAGCGCCGGCTGCTCGACTACACCCGCGCCCACCGGGGCTCCGCCCGCTATGTGTTCGCCACCACCAACTGGACCGCGGCGTCCCCGTACATCCTCGCGACCGGCGCCGAGGTGCTCCCGCTCGGCGGGTTCAGCGGCCGGGTGCCCTTCCCGACGCCGGCGCGGTTCCGCCGGCTGGTGGCCGACGGCCGGGTCCGGTACGTCCTGGCGGGCGGCAGCGCGGGGTTCGGTCCGGCGGCGGCCGGCACGGCGAACGCGGCGGCCGGGAGGACGGCGGCGACGCGGATCGCCGACTGGGTCGAGTCCTCCTGCGCCGAGGTCCCGGCCGCGGCCTACGGTGGCACGGCCGCCGCCCCGGGCCAGACGCTCTACCGCTGCGACGTGGGCCAGTAG
- a CDS encoding anti-sigma factor antagonist (This anti-anti-sigma factor, or anti-sigma factor antagonist, belongs to a family that includes characterized members SpoIIAA, RsbV, RsfA, and RsfB.), which translates to MRREPVSLTRHLRVYAYRAHTVLEFRGEIDISAAAEILPVLDRVTARPGARVVIDLRPVDFFDCSGLRLLYRARAHVQAGDGRLHLVCTHPLTLRVLRVTGLSRLLPPHATPDAALEQAGAASGSW; encoded by the coding sequence GTGCGACGGGAACCCGTGTCCCTCACCCGGCATCTGCGTGTGTACGCCTATCGTGCGCACACCGTCCTGGAGTTCCGGGGCGAGATCGACATCAGCGCGGCGGCGGAGATCCTCCCGGTCCTGGACCGCGTCACCGCCCGACCCGGCGCACGGGTCGTGATCGATCTGCGGCCCGTGGACTTCTTCGACTGCTCGGGGCTGCGCCTGCTCTACCGGGCGCGGGCCCACGTCCAGGCGGGCGACGGACGGCTGCACCTGGTGTGCACCCATCCGCTGACCCTGCGCGTGCTGCGGGTGACGGGCCTGTCCCGGCTGCTGCCGCCGCACGCCACGCCGGACGCGGCCCTGGAGCAGGCCGGGGCCGCCTCCGGTTCGTGGTGA